From Actinopolymorpha cephalotaxi, one genomic window encodes:
- a CDS encoding helix-turn-helix transcriptional regulator, translating to MGEIDNRAEVREFLSTRRARITPEQAGLPAYGGNRRVKGLRREEVAMLAGVSVDYYVRMERGNLSGASESVLDALSRALHLDEAERQHLYALARTAEPGPRRRTPPTTVRPTVQLVLDAISDAPAWVRNGRHDIVAMNRLGRALYAPVLADPRRPANTTRFIYLDPAAQDFFVDWDRVANDAAAMLRLEAGRNPHDRKLIELVGELSTRSEIFRRRWASHDVQYHRSGRKRLRHPVVGQLDLNFESMELPSEPGLTLNVYTASPGTPTADGLKMLASWAATQDLDQPQPTTP from the coding sequence ATGGGCGAGATCGACAACCGCGCCGAGGTACGCGAGTTCCTCAGCACGCGCCGGGCACGCATCACCCCCGAACAGGCGGGGCTGCCCGCCTACGGCGGGAACCGCCGCGTCAAGGGGCTACGCCGCGAAGAGGTCGCCATGCTCGCCGGCGTCTCGGTCGACTACTACGTTCGGATGGAACGCGGCAACCTCTCCGGAGCGTCCGAGAGCGTACTGGACGCCCTGAGCCGCGCACTGCACCTGGACGAGGCCGAGCGTCAGCACCTCTACGCCCTCGCCCGCACCGCCGAGCCCGGCCCTCGCCGCCGTACACCACCGACCACGGTACGGCCGACGGTCCAGCTGGTGCTGGACGCGATCAGTGACGCTCCCGCCTGGGTGCGCAACGGACGCCACGACATCGTGGCGATGAACCGTCTCGGCCGCGCCCTCTACGCTCCGGTCCTCGCCGACCCGCGCCGTCCGGCCAACACGACCAGGTTCATCTATCTCGACCCGGCGGCGCAGGACTTCTTCGTCGACTGGGACCGCGTCGCCAACGACGCCGCCGCGATGCTGCGCCTGGAGGCAGGACGTAATCCGCACGACCGCAAACTCATCGAACTGGTCGGCGAGCTGTCCACCCGGAGCGAGATCTTCCGCAGGCGGTGGGCCTCCCACGACGTGCAGTACCACCGCAGCGGCCGGAAGCGGCTGCGTCACCCGGTGGTGGGGCAGCTGGACCTGAACTTCGAGTCGATGGAGCTGCCGTCCGAACCCGGCCTGACCCTCAACGTCTACACCGCCTCGCCGGGCACCCCCACCGCCGACGGCCTGAAGATGCTCGCCAGCTGGGCCGCCACCCAGGATCTCGACCAGCCCCAGCCGACAACCCCCTGA
- a CDS encoding aldo/keto reductase, whose translation MEYRRLGSSGLKVSRIALGCMSFGDGTRMPWALNDEQAEPIFRQAVELGITFWDTANIYGYGSSEEITGRAIKSYARREDVVLATKLFQKMGDGPGGAGLSRRAVMEQVDASLTRLGTDYIDLYQIHRFDPETPVEETMEALHDVVKAGKVRYLGASSMWAWRFATMQHAADLHGWTRFVSMQDQYNVLHREEEREMFGLLAHQGVGSIPWSPLAAGRAARPWGEKGTNRSATNPDVDMYGRPLFLPSDQSIVDAVQRIAEARGVSMAQIAMAWVLKNPVVTAPIIGATKPHHLADAVAALDIELTDDEVDALEKPYVPRMPTYF comes from the coding sequence ATGGAGTACCGACGACTCGGATCCTCCGGGCTGAAGGTCAGCCGGATCGCTCTCGGCTGCATGAGTTTCGGCGACGGCACCCGGATGCCGTGGGCCCTGAACGACGAGCAGGCCGAGCCGATTTTCCGGCAGGCCGTCGAGCTCGGCATCACGTTCTGGGACACCGCGAACATCTACGGCTACGGGTCGTCGGAGGAGATCACCGGCCGGGCGATCAAGTCCTATGCCCGCCGTGAGGATGTCGTACTGGCGACGAAGCTGTTCCAGAAGATGGGCGACGGCCCCGGCGGCGCCGGGCTGTCCCGTCGCGCCGTGATGGAACAGGTCGACGCATCCCTTACCCGCTTGGGCACCGACTACATCGACCTCTACCAGATCCACCGCTTCGACCCCGAAACCCCGGTCGAGGAAACGATGGAAGCGCTGCACGACGTGGTGAAGGCAGGCAAGGTCCGCTACCTCGGAGCGTCGTCAATGTGGGCTTGGCGCTTCGCCACCATGCAACACGCCGCCGACCTGCACGGGTGGACGCGGTTCGTGTCCATGCAGGACCAGTACAACGTCCTCCACCGCGAGGAGGAACGGGAGATGTTCGGACTCCTTGCCCACCAGGGCGTGGGCAGCATCCCCTGGAGCCCGCTCGCCGCCGGGCGAGCGGCGCGGCCCTGGGGCGAGAAGGGCACGAACCGGTCGGCGACCAACCCCGATGTCGACATGTACGGTCGGCCCCTGTTCCTGCCCAGCGACCAGAGCATCGTCGACGCGGTGCAGCGCATCGCCGAGGCGCGAGGAGTGTCGATGGCCCAGATCGCGATGGCCTGGGTACTCAAGAACCCCGTCGTCACCGCGCCCATCATCGGGGCCACCAAGCCGCACCACCTCGCCGATGCGGTCGCAGCCCTCGACATCGAGCTCACCGACGACGAGGTGGACGCCCTCGAGAAGCCCTACGTCCCACGCATGCCCACGTATTTCTAG
- a CDS encoding sulfite exporter TauE/SafE family protein, giving the protein MAAPTVLLVIVATFATALLSAVAGFGGGVLLLPVFVAVFGARDAVAILTVAQLVSNASRVWFNRREIERRLVAVFALGAVPAAVVGAVLFAKAPLPSLSRIIGAFLLAMVVWRRLRPAAVNLGDRWFAGIGAMSGFGSALVGSVGPMVAPFFLARGLVRGAYIGTEAASAVVMHLTKLVVFGAAAVLTVRSGLTGLALFPASAAGAWAGKRVVERIRTGTFVTVIEVSLVVSGVLLLVTGGA; this is encoded by the coding sequence GTGGCGGCCCCGACCGTCCTGCTGGTGATCGTCGCGACGTTCGCCACGGCACTGCTGTCGGCGGTGGCCGGCTTCGGCGGCGGGGTGTTGTTGTTGCCGGTGTTCGTCGCGGTGTTCGGTGCGCGTGACGCGGTGGCGATCCTGACCGTTGCCCAGCTCGTGAGCAACGCGAGCCGGGTCTGGTTCAACCGCCGGGAGATCGAACGGCGGCTGGTCGCTGTGTTCGCTCTCGGTGCGGTGCCCGCGGCGGTGGTGGGTGCGGTGCTGTTCGCGAAGGCGCCGTTGCCGTCCCTGAGCAGGATCATCGGCGCGTTCCTGCTGGCGATGGTGGTGTGGAGGCGGCTGCGGCCGGCGGCGGTGAACCTGGGCGACCGGTGGTTCGCCGGCATCGGGGCCATGTCCGGTTTCGGGTCGGCGCTGGTCGGCAGCGTGGGACCGATGGTCGCCCCGTTCTTCCTCGCCCGGGGCTTGGTGCGCGGCGCCTACATCGGCACCGAGGCCGCGTCGGCGGTGGTGATGCACCTGACCAAGCTCGTCGTCTTCGGCGCCGCCGCCGTGCTCACCGTACGGTCGGGGCTCACCGGCCTGGCGCTGTTTCCTGCGTCGGCCGCCGGTGCGTGGGCCGGCAAGAGGGTCGTCGAACGCATCCGTACCGGGACGTTCGTCACGGTGATCGAGGTGAGCCTCGTCGTGTCCGGAGTCCTCCTGTTGGTGACCGGTGGCGCCTGA
- a CDS encoding Chromate resistance protein ChrB — MQAEAGERDWLLVSVSTGKIASLRVHVWRNLRKLGAVYLQQSVCLLPDLPRVAKAVARLEARVRAQGGQARVLRIHLADPAEHAALVEEQRSGRDDEYAEVLQRTPQFLTEIETETARGRATYTEVEESEADLERFERWLAAIQARDYFDAPVGATARTAVEQCRQALADFETAAMNADTSTDDAAAAAPGSARSGDAHSLPTTATHD, encoded by the coding sequence ATGCAGGCCGAGGCGGGTGAGAGGGACTGGCTTCTGGTCAGCGTGTCCACAGGCAAGATCGCGAGTCTGCGGGTCCACGTCTGGCGAAACCTTCGCAAGCTGGGCGCGGTCTACCTCCAGCAGTCGGTATGTCTGCTGCCCGACCTTCCCCGCGTCGCGAAGGCGGTCGCTCGACTCGAAGCCAGAGTCCGCGCCCAGGGCGGACAGGCCCGCGTCCTCCGGATCCACCTCGCCGACCCGGCCGAGCACGCGGCCCTGGTCGAAGAACAGCGCTCCGGCCGAGACGACGAGTACGCGGAGGTCCTCCAACGGACGCCGCAGTTCCTCACCGAGATCGAGACCGAGACTGCGCGTGGCAGAGCCACCTACACCGAGGTAGAGGAGTCCGAGGCCGACCTTGAACGATTCGAACGCTGGCTCGCCGCCATCCAGGCCCGCGACTACTTCGACGCGCCGGTGGGTGCCACGGCACGTACGGCTGTCGAGCAGTGCAGACAAGCACTTGCCGACTTCGAAACCGCGGCCATGAACGCCGACACCAGCACCGACGACGCCGCCGCCGCGGCCCCTGGCAGCGCCCGCTCCGGGGACGCGCACAGCCTGCCGACCACGGCGACGCACGACTGA
- a CDS encoding YkvA family protein, whose amino-acid sequence MWTNLAIGIGVALLATWLLLIAALALLRPKGSLLTEALRILPDLLRLLRRLAADPDLPRGVRIRLTLLMAYLALPIDLIPDFIPVLGYADDAIIVAAVLRAVVRRAGIDAVRRHWPGSDEGFAALCRLTGIRTRSEPTVPADPRADLQVDPRADLDNEPT is encoded by the coding sequence GTGTGGACCAACCTCGCCATCGGGATCGGCGTCGCCCTGCTCGCCACCTGGCTGCTCCTGATCGCCGCGCTGGCCCTGCTGCGCCCGAAGGGATCGCTGCTGACCGAGGCGCTGCGCATCCTGCCCGACCTGCTGCGCCTCCTCCGCCGGCTGGCCGCCGACCCCGACCTCCCCCGCGGCGTACGGATCCGGCTCACCCTGCTGATGGCCTACCTGGCCCTGCCCATCGACCTCATCCCCGACTTCATCCCCGTACTCGGGTACGCCGACGACGCCATCATCGTCGCCGCCGTACTCCGCGCCGTCGTCCGTCGCGCCGGCATCGACGCCGTACGCCGGCACTGGCCCGGCTCCGACGAAGGCTTCGCCGCGCTGTGCCGCCTCACCGGCATCCGGACCCGGTCCGAACCGACCGTGCCGGCAGACCCCCGAGCAGACCTCCAGGTCGACCCTCGGGCAGACCTCGACAACGAACCGACCTGA
- a CDS encoding TIGR03086 family metal-binding protein yields MALSDLLPAERHRQVAGAFTDRVRGAKDWDAPAPVDGWTARDVVRHLVDWLPALLAGGAGIELPSGPSVDDDPVAAWETRCAAVQALLDDPDTPQRLLTNPHIGEVPVDRAIDQFYVSDVFMHTWDLARATGQNDRLDPEFCAALLGGMQPIEELLRSSGQYGPAVATPDDADVQTRMLGFIGRDPFWTPR; encoded by the coding sequence ATGGCACTGTCTGACCTGCTCCCGGCCGAACGGCACCGCCAGGTCGCCGGCGCGTTCACCGATCGCGTCCGCGGCGCGAAGGACTGGGACGCTCCCGCGCCGGTCGACGGCTGGACCGCTCGCGACGTGGTACGCCACCTCGTCGACTGGCTCCCCGCCCTTCTTGCCGGCGGCGCCGGCATCGAACTCCCCTCGGGGCCCAGCGTCGACGACGACCCGGTCGCGGCCTGGGAGACGCGATGCGCCGCGGTGCAAGCGCTGCTTGACGACCCGGACACCCCGCAGCGGCTGCTGACCAACCCGCACATCGGCGAAGTGCCCGTGGACCGGGCGATCGACCAGTTCTACGTCTCCGACGTGTTCATGCACACCTGGGACCTGGCCCGTGCCACCGGCCAGAACGACCGGCTCGATCCCGAGTTCTGCGCCGCCCTGCTGGGCGGTATGCAGCCGATCGAGGAGCTCCTGCGCTCCTCGGGCCAGTACGGCCCGGCCGTCGCCACACCCGACGACGCCGACGTCCAGACCAGGATGCTCGGCTTCATCGGCCGCGACCCGTTCTGGACGCCGCGCTGA
- a CDS encoding SRPBCC family protein, protein MTRIEADSTVPVIHIAREFRATPAQLFRAHTDAELFRQWVGPDTTRTRIDVWEARTGGSFRYVSVVGDGPEYAFHGCFHDVRPDRIVQTFTYEGDPDGVALETLWFDDLGDGRSRLRVQSLVDSFEARDAWLKSGMETGVEDGYTKIERMLSDGTV, encoded by the coding sequence ATGACCAGGATCGAGGCGGACAGCACTGTCCCCGTCATTCACATCGCGCGCGAGTTCCGGGCCACACCCGCACAGCTGTTCCGGGCGCACACCGACGCCGAGCTGTTCAGGCAGTGGGTCGGCCCCGACACCACGCGTACCCGCATCGACGTCTGGGAAGCACGCACCGGCGGTAGCTTCCGATACGTGTCCGTCGTCGGCGATGGGCCGGAGTACGCCTTCCACGGCTGCTTCCACGACGTACGCCCCGACCGGATCGTGCAGACGTTCACCTACGAGGGCGATCCCGACGGGGTGGCCCTGGAGACGCTGTGGTTCGACGACCTCGGCGACGGGCGAAGCAGGCTGCGTGTCCAGTCGCTGGTGGACAGCTTCGAGGCCCGCGACGCCTGGCTGAAGAGCGGCATGGAGACCGGCGTGGAAGACGGCTACACCAAAATCGAGAGGATGCTTTCCGATGGCACTGTCTGA
- a CDS encoding ArsR/SmtB family transcription factor, translated as MPVDTLSRVFTALADPTRRDMVARLAVADATVNQLAEPYQISVQAVYKHLRLLEQAGMVRRLPGPQPRPVHLETEALDLLDEWVERYRRKAEQRYQRLDRVLAELNETEKPEEHQA; from the coding sequence ATGCCGGTCGACACCCTGTCCAGGGTCTTCACTGCCCTGGCCGACCCGACCCGGCGCGACATGGTGGCCCGGCTCGCGGTCGCCGACGCGACGGTCAACCAGCTTGCCGAGCCGTACCAGATCAGCGTCCAGGCCGTGTACAAGCATCTGCGGCTGCTGGAGCAGGCGGGCATGGTGCGCCGGTTGCCCGGTCCGCAGCCGCGGCCGGTGCATCTGGAGACCGAGGCGCTCGACCTGCTGGACGAATGGGTCGAGCGGTATCGCCGGAAGGCCGAGCAGCGCTACCAGCGCCTGGACCGCGTGCTGGCCGAGTTGAACGAGACCGAAAAACCCGAGGAGCACCAGGCATGA
- a CDS encoding mechanosensitive ion channel family protein, protein MYVAEGFRPVLDRVIGFLPNLVGFLLLLVIGYIVAKLVAAAVRKLLEKMGVDRRLHESHAHRYLSAVAGDSPARLVARIVFWIIFLIFVFIAVGVLHIAALTTFMYKIIAYLPNIVAAILIFVVAAILAGLVAGAVNRTMGDSPTGKIAGTVLPALIMVIAGFMILQQLRIAEQIVQIAFAATMGALALGLALAFGLGGRPIAQRMLEDAYRRSQEQREERDRRESVRRSDETGYQRGPAAGERPTPGTNLPPGEHRPPPGL, encoded by the coding sequence ATGTACGTGGCCGAAGGTTTCCGTCCGGTTCTGGACCGGGTGATCGGGTTCCTCCCTAACCTCGTCGGTTTTCTGCTCCTTCTCGTCATCGGCTACATCGTCGCCAAACTGGTCGCGGCGGCCGTACGGAAACTCCTGGAGAAGATGGGTGTCGATCGACGTCTGCACGAGTCCCATGCGCACAGGTACCTCTCGGCCGTGGCCGGTGACAGTCCCGCGCGCCTGGTCGCCCGAATAGTCTTCTGGATTATCTTCCTGATCTTCGTGTTCATCGCGGTCGGCGTGCTCCACATCGCCGCGCTCACGACGTTCATGTACAAGATCATCGCCTACCTGCCGAACATCGTCGCGGCGATCCTCATCTTCGTGGTCGCGGCGATCCTCGCCGGCCTGGTCGCCGGTGCGGTCAACAGGACGATGGGCGACAGCCCGACCGGAAAGATCGCCGGAACGGTCCTTCCCGCGCTGATCATGGTCATCGCGGGCTTCATGATCCTGCAGCAACTGAGGATCGCCGAGCAGATCGTGCAGATCGCCTTCGCGGCGACCATGGGAGCGCTCGCCCTCGGTCTCGCCCTGGCGTTCGGACTCGGCGGCCGGCCGATCGCGCAACGGATGCTGGAGGACGCCTACCGCAGGAGTCAGGAGCAGCGGGAGGAAAGGGACCGCCGGGAGTCCGTGAGACGTTCCGACGAGACGGGCTACCAACGAGGGCCCGCCGCGGGAGAGCGCCCTACGCCCGGGACGAACCTCCCGCCGGGAGAGCACCGGCCCCCGCCCGGACTGTGA
- a CDS encoding hemerythrin domain-containing protein: MNHAIIATSEDDARAAEAVVRHHAELTAALARRAAALGEAATSQDAESAEAARRELVTWCEAELIPHAVAEEKAMYPAAHVSQEGRLLVDGMLAEHRSIIGLVREVASADGPVPAAAAARALQALFDSHLAKENDQVLPLLAASTEVSMADLLAGMHELVGEQPRHGSGG; the protein is encoded by the coding sequence ATGAACCACGCCATCATCGCCACGAGCGAGGACGATGCGCGGGCAGCGGAGGCGGTCGTACGCCATCATGCGGAGCTGACCGCGGCCTTGGCCAGGCGGGCGGCGGCACTCGGTGAAGCCGCCACCAGCCAGGACGCGGAATCGGCCGAGGCTGCGCGCAGGGAACTGGTGACCTGGTGCGAAGCGGAGCTGATACCCCATGCGGTGGCCGAGGAGAAGGCCATGTACCCGGCCGCGCACGTGAGCCAGGAGGGCCGGTTGCTCGTGGACGGGATGCTCGCCGAGCACCGGTCGATCATCGGCCTGGTGCGCGAGGTGGCCTCCGCGGACGGACCGGTGCCGGCGGCGGCCGCCGCCCGTGCGCTGCAGGCGCTTTTCGACAGCCACCTTGCGAAGGAGAACGACCAGGTACTCCCGCTGCTGGCGGCGTCGACCGAGGTGTCGATGGCCGACCTGTTGGCAGGGATGCACGAACTGGTCGGAGAGCAACCCCGCCACGGGTCGGGAGGCTGA
- a CDS encoding peroxidase-related enzyme (This protein belongs to a clade of uncharacterized proteins related to peroxidases such as the alkylhydroperoxidase AhpD.), which produces MFIESVPEDAAEGEVAAYYAQQRGAWGFLPNYAACFSSRPDVAAAWNTLNRTVRDGMDRRRFEIATIAAARASRSTYCAVAHASFLRDVCADEVTVGAIAEHPDGSALEPQDQAVYRFAAKVATDAASVQQSDVDALRDVGLSDADVADVVFAAAARAFFTRVLDGLGAQLDAQTAATFPADVLKSMVVGRPVADG; this is translated from the coding sequence ATGTTCATCGAGTCGGTGCCCGAGGACGCCGCCGAGGGTGAGGTCGCCGCGTACTACGCGCAGCAGCGAGGCGCCTGGGGGTTCCTTCCCAACTACGCCGCCTGCTTCTCGTCGCGCCCGGATGTGGCGGCGGCCTGGAACACGCTGAACAGGACCGTGCGGGACGGGATGGACCGCCGGCGGTTCGAGATCGCCACGATCGCGGCGGCCCGGGCGTCGCGTTCGACGTACTGCGCCGTCGCGCACGCGTCGTTCCTGCGGGACGTGTGTGCCGACGAGGTGACGGTGGGAGCGATCGCCGAACACCCCGACGGGTCCGCGCTGGAACCGCAGGATCAGGCGGTGTACCGGTTCGCGGCCAAGGTCGCCACCGACGCCGCGTCGGTTCAGCAGTCGGACGTCGACGCACTGCGCGATGTGGGGCTGTCCGACGCGGACGTCGCCGATGTCGTCTTCGCCGCCGCGGCGCGCGCCTTCTTCACCAGGGTGCTCGACGGCCTCGGCGCCCAACTGGACGCGCAGACCGCGGCGACCTTCCCGGCCGACGTGCTCAAGTCGATGGTCGTCGGACGTCCGGTGGCCGACGGCTGA
- a CDS encoding glycerophosphodiester phosphodiesterase family protein, translated as MLASLAVLPVVAVPVTAQAASAAGPEVLPQKTHFDLQAHRGGIGMTTEESLQGFAKALRLGVSTLELDAHVTKDEKVVVNHDRQISAQKCRDTAPVTPGDPMYPYVGKYIKDLTLAQIKTMDCGYQQLPGFPEQEVIHGFRMVELKDVLNLVRSYHANQVTLNIETKVEAGAPEQTAPRELFVRRVYQEIHASGIEDQVTIQSFDWGALQEMHRLAPRYPLVALTNYDFLQVGRPGASPWLGGIDADDYDGDFVKAAVAAVPGVKALSPVYGFPQNGTIGDPAFRFYVSEDMVAEAHARGLKVVPWTCDDPATIEALMDMGIDGIITNYPNHVRQIMADRGMRLPKAYQPR; from the coding sequence ATGCTGGCATCGTTGGCCGTGCTGCCGGTTGTCGCCGTACCCGTGACCGCACAGGCGGCCTCCGCGGCTGGGCCGGAGGTGCTGCCGCAGAAGACTCATTTCGACCTGCAGGCGCACCGCGGCGGCATCGGAATGACCACCGAGGAGTCGTTGCAGGGTTTCGCCAAGGCCCTGCGCCTGGGTGTCAGCACGTTGGAGCTGGACGCACACGTCACCAAGGACGAGAAGGTCGTCGTCAACCACGACCGGCAGATCAGTGCCCAGAAGTGCCGCGACACCGCGCCTGTCACGCCGGGCGACCCGATGTATCCGTACGTCGGCAAGTACATCAAGGACCTGACGCTCGCGCAGATCAAGACCATGGACTGCGGATACCAGCAGCTGCCCGGCTTCCCCGAGCAGGAGGTGATCCACGGCTTCCGGATGGTCGAGCTCAAGGACGTGCTGAACCTCGTCAGGAGCTATCACGCCAACCAGGTCACGTTGAACATCGAGACCAAGGTCGAGGCGGGCGCGCCCGAACAGACCGCGCCGCGCGAGCTGTTCGTCCGCCGGGTGTACCAGGAGATCCACGCCTCCGGCATCGAGGATCAGGTCACCATCCAGTCGTTCGACTGGGGCGCGCTGCAGGAGATGCACCGGCTCGCACCGAGGTACCCGCTGGTGGCGTTGACGAACTACGACTTCCTCCAGGTGGGCCGGCCCGGCGCCTCGCCGTGGCTCGGAGGGATCGACGCCGACGACTACGACGGTGACTTCGTGAAGGCCGCCGTCGCCGCCGTCCCCGGCGTCAAGGCGCTGTCCCCGGTGTACGGATTCCCCCAGAACGGAACGATCGGCGATCCCGCGTTCCGCTTCTACGTCAGTGAGGACATGGTGGCCGAGGCACATGCGCGTGGCCTGAAGGTCGTGCCGTGGACCTGCGACGACCCCGCCACCATCGAGGCCCTCATGGACATGGGCATCGACGGCATCATCACCAACTACCCCAACCATGTCCGTCAGATCATGGCCGACCGCGGTATGCGGCTGCCGAAGGCCTACCAGCCTCGCTGA
- a CDS encoding MEDS domain-containing protein, protein MTCNLQQPVGRMQAGDHGCLSFDTDAEQREVLTSYIHTGLDRHEQVMYFAAGDPTTVLDFLRDSSLEPDSFLASGQFQVMAPEEGFLACTPFDPDIMIGRLRRVAVRAFDAGYQALRLTGEESALRGRPGSERLLEYEQKTAEVFAEGPVLGLCQYDRRVFSPAEISAAESGHTTTVVPDPVYQDARLFITRMFSPPGYRMVGELDIAQVAAWLRWISHAAAGTDTDLHLNLAGLRFIDVAGARMLALLSDRLALRGSRLVLHDLEPAQCIVFHLAGWDRLPNLVMAEEVPV, encoded by the coding sequence GTGACTTGTAATCTCCAGCAGCCGGTCGGTCGGATGCAGGCCGGCGACCATGGTTGTCTCAGCTTCGACACCGACGCTGAGCAGCGCGAGGTGCTCACCTCATACATCCACACCGGGCTGGACCGCCACGAACAGGTCATGTACTTCGCCGCCGGTGATCCGACGACGGTGCTGGACTTTCTCCGCGACAGCTCACTCGAGCCGGACAGCTTCCTGGCAAGCGGTCAGTTCCAGGTGATGGCGCCGGAAGAGGGATTCCTCGCCTGCACACCGTTCGATCCCGACATCATGATCGGGCGGCTGAGGCGGGTAGCCGTACGTGCATTCGACGCCGGCTACCAGGCCTTGCGGCTCACCGGAGAAGAGAGTGCGCTGCGCGGCCGGCCGGGCTCGGAGAGGTTGCTCGAGTACGAGCAGAAGACGGCCGAGGTGTTCGCCGAAGGCCCGGTCCTGGGTTTGTGCCAGTACGACCGCCGCGTCTTCTCCCCGGCCGAGATCAGTGCTGCAGAGTCCGGGCACACCACGACAGTGGTCCCCGATCCCGTCTACCAGGACGCGCGGTTGTTCATCACCCGGATGTTCAGCCCGCCGGGCTACCGCATGGTCGGGGAGCTGGACATCGCGCAGGTGGCCGCCTGGCTCAGGTGGATCAGTCACGCGGCAGCCGGCACGGACACCGACCTGCATCTGAACCTGGCCGGCCTGCGCTTCATCGACGTCGCGGGCGCACGCATGCTGGCCCTCCTGTCCGACAGGCTCGCGCTACGTGGCAGCCGACTGGTCCTGCACGATCTCGAACCCGCCCAGTGCATCGTGTTTCACCTGGCGGGCTGGGACCGACTGCCGAACCTCGTCATGGCGGAGGAGGTGCCGGTATGA
- a CDS encoding sensor histidine kinase, translating to MRTEVADGSAGYFHEAGFYASDAEFHAMIVPFVEEGVAGGEPVVLCYDERKSEQLRSWLGEPPGVTYAAGNGLYATPARAIAAFQGLIERTVAAGAPRVRLTGGVPHPGNGGCFEGWDRYEFALNTVWARFPARSLCMYDAATVPDGVRDLVERAHPHILTGAGEHRTNNHYEGLAANPHLPVPADPLEASAPTAELSDPSAAEARHVLERTGRGRVSDRVLDELLIGISEGVTNARLHGVPPILVTIWAAHDRVVATVKDQGDGPTDLLAGLVPTSKTMFGTGLGLWVTHLLDIDAALVFAKDGFSLRLRAGATPAPVSQ from the coding sequence ATGAGGACCGAAGTGGCAGACGGCTCGGCGGGATACTTCCACGAAGCCGGGTTCTACGCTTCCGACGCGGAGTTCCACGCGATGATCGTCCCGTTCGTGGAGGAGGGCGTCGCCGGCGGCGAGCCGGTCGTCCTCTGCTACGACGAGCGTAAGTCCGAGCAGCTGCGGTCGTGGCTGGGCGAACCGCCCGGTGTCACCTACGCCGCCGGCAACGGTCTGTACGCCACGCCCGCACGGGCGATCGCGGCCTTTCAGGGACTGATCGAACGCACCGTCGCGGCCGGCGCACCGCGGGTCCGGCTCACTGGTGGCGTGCCGCATCCGGGCAACGGCGGGTGCTTCGAAGGCTGGGACCGCTACGAGTTCGCCCTCAACACCGTGTGGGCGCGGTTCCCCGCGCGCAGCCTGTGCATGTACGACGCGGCCACGGTCCCCGACGGGGTGCGGGATCTGGTCGAACGGGCACATCCGCACATCCTCACCGGGGCCGGGGAACACCGCACCAACAACCACTACGAAGGTCTCGCCGCGAACCCTCACCTCCCCGTACCCGCCGATCCGCTGGAGGCGTCGGCGCCCACCGCCGAACTCAGCGACCCCAGCGCGGCCGAGGCCAGGCACGTCCTCGAGCGGACCGGGCGTGGCCGGGTGAGCGACCGCGTACTTGACGAGCTGCTGATCGGCATCTCCGAGGGCGTCACCAACGCGCGCCTGCACGGCGTTCCACCCATCCTCGTCACCATCTGGGCCGCCCACGATCGCGTGGTGGCAACGGTCAAGGACCAGGGCGACGGACCGACCGACCTGCTCGCCGGCCTCGTGCCCACGTCGAAAACCATGTTCGGTACCGGCCTCGGCCTCTGGGTCACCCACCTGCTCGACATCGACGCCGCCCTCGTCTTCGCCAAAGACGGCTTCTCGCTACGACTGCGCGCCGGCGCGACCCCCGCACCGGTCAGCCAGTAA